The Agrococcus carbonis genome has a window encoding:
- the rmuC gene encoding DNA recombination protein RmuC codes for MEPLLMIVALVAVLAAGAAGAWLGARAGRARALADHARAAGELQAARAQLASLTAERDRERDIAERRHTAQLDEVRADAQRRIAEERERGREAIAELQADAQRRADEFAKLSSAALERNSAVFLEQAEERLRRSQTEGAAELAKREAAVKQLIEPLSKTLEGVRSEVTAAEKARAEANAALAEQLQAMRSSSEQLTVETRQLVTALRAPQVRGRWGELQLRRVVEAAGMLEHVDFTEQAHHATDDGALRPDLLVHLAGDKQVVVDAKVAFSGYLEAMEARDDATRDKRLDAHARHLRDHIDQLGSKAYWEAVPGSPEFVVMFVPAEPFLNAALERDPTLFERAFERNVVLATPATLVALLRTVAYTWRQEQLAGEAMQVLEVGRELHKRLGTMGSHLTKLGSSLNRTVEAYNAFNASLDRNVVTQARRFSSLQGLEPALERTPPLEVLAVPAQKPDVHATGSESGVELEVEVEPASGTTHADAAIEALAGEAAGDGRRSAIA; via the coding sequence ATGGAACCGCTGCTCATGATCGTCGCCCTCGTCGCCGTGCTCGCCGCCGGCGCCGCGGGGGCGTGGCTCGGCGCACGCGCCGGGCGTGCGCGGGCGCTCGCCGACCACGCCCGCGCCGCCGGCGAGCTGCAGGCCGCGCGCGCGCAGCTCGCCTCGCTCACCGCCGAGCGTGACCGCGAGCGCGACATCGCCGAGCGGCGGCACACGGCGCAGCTCGACGAGGTGCGCGCCGACGCCCAGCGGCGCATCGCCGAGGAGCGCGAGCGCGGCCGCGAGGCGATCGCCGAGCTGCAGGCCGACGCGCAGCGCCGCGCCGACGAGTTCGCGAAGCTCTCGTCGGCGGCGCTCGAGCGCAACTCGGCGGTCTTCCTCGAGCAGGCCGAGGAGCGGCTGCGCCGCTCGCAGACCGAGGGCGCGGCCGAGCTCGCGAAGCGCGAGGCAGCCGTCAAGCAGCTCATCGAGCCGCTCTCGAAGACGCTCGAGGGCGTGCGGAGCGAGGTGACCGCCGCCGAGAAGGCGCGCGCCGAGGCGAACGCCGCGCTCGCCGAGCAGCTGCAGGCGATGCGCTCGTCCTCCGAGCAGCTCACGGTCGAGACCCGGCAGCTCGTCACGGCGCTCCGCGCGCCGCAGGTGCGCGGCCGCTGGGGCGAGCTGCAGCTGCGCCGCGTGGTCGAGGCGGCCGGCATGCTCGAGCACGTCGACTTCACCGAGCAAGCGCACCACGCGACCGACGACGGCGCGCTGCGGCCCGACCTGCTCGTGCACCTCGCGGGCGACAAGCAGGTCGTCGTCGACGCGAAGGTCGCCTTCTCGGGCTACCTCGAGGCGATGGAGGCGCGCGACGACGCGACGCGCGACAAGCGGCTCGACGCGCACGCGCGCCACCTGCGCGACCACATCGACCAACTCGGCTCGAAGGCCTACTGGGAGGCCGTGCCCGGGAGCCCCGAGTTCGTCGTGATGTTCGTGCCCGCCGAGCCGTTCCTCAACGCCGCGCTCGAGCGCGACCCGACGCTCTTCGAGCGCGCCTTCGAGCGCAACGTCGTGCTCGCGACCCCTGCCACGCTCGTCGCGCTGCTGCGCACCGTCGCCTACACGTGGCGGCAGGAGCAGCTCGCGGGCGAGGCGATGCAGGTGCTCGAGGTCGGGCGCGAGCTGCACAAGCGGCTCGGCACGATGGGCAGCCACCTCACGAAGCTCGGCAGCAGCCTCAACCGCACCGTCGAGGCGTACAACGCCTTCAACGCCTCCCTCGACCGGAACGTCGTGACGCAGGCGCGGCGGTTCTCGAGCCTGCAGGGCCTCGAGCCCGCGCTCGAGCGCACGCCGCCGCTCGAGGTGCTCGCGGTGCCCGCGCAGAAGCCCGACGTGCACGCCACCGGGTCCGAGTCGGGAGTCGAGCTCGAGGTCGAGGTCGAGCCTGCCTCCGGCACGACGCACGCCGACGCCGCGATCGAGGCGCTCGCGGGCGAGGCTGCCGGGGATGGGCGGCGCTCGGCGATAGCGTGA
- a CDS encoding MBL fold metallo-hydrolase, protein MVEIQRILAPNPGPMTLDGTNTYVLGGEIVVDPGPADVQHIERLVALAPRLVLVTHHHPDHTEAAAELARSVGAELRALDPDECYRGAPLVDGEWIPVGDVELQILATPGHTSDSISIVVPGRAVLTGDTVLGRGSTVIMHPDGSVGAFLASLDKLEALGDLEVLPGHGEPLPSIARAARDYRAHRHERLDEVRAALAELGTTAADASVAAVTDVVYADVDGSIRQAAEASMAAQLAYLAAADR, encoded by the coding sequence ATGGTCGAGATCCAGCGCATCCTCGCGCCCAACCCCGGACCCATGACCCTCGACGGCACGAACACCTACGTGCTCGGCGGCGAGATCGTCGTCGACCCCGGGCCCGCCGACGTGCAGCACATCGAGCGCCTCGTCGCGCTCGCGCCGCGGCTCGTGCTCGTCACGCACCACCACCCGGACCACACCGAGGCGGCGGCCGAGCTCGCGCGCTCGGTCGGCGCCGAGCTGCGCGCGCTCGATCCCGACGAGTGCTACCGCGGCGCGCCGCTCGTCGACGGGGAGTGGATCCCGGTGGGGGACGTCGAGCTGCAGATCCTCGCGACCCCCGGCCACACCTCCGACTCGATCTCGATCGTGGTGCCCGGTCGCGCGGTGCTCACGGGCGACACCGTGCTCGGCCGCGGCTCGACCGTGATCATGCACCCCGACGGCTCGGTCGGCGCGTTCCTCGCCTCGCTCGACAAGCTCGAGGCCCTCGGCGACCTCGAGGTGCTGCCGGGCCACGGCGAGCCGCTGCCCTCGATCGCGCGCGCCGCCCGCGACTACCGCGCGCACCGCCACGAGCGGCTCGACGAGGTGCGGGCCGCACTCGCCGAGCTCGGCACGACGGCGGCGGATGCGTCGGTCGCCGCGGTCACCGACGTCGTCTACGCAGACGTCGACGGCAGCATCCGGCAGGCCGCGGAGGCGTCGATGGCGGCACAGCTCGCCTACCTCGCCGCCGCCGACCGGTAG